A part of Parvimonas micra genomic DNA contains:
- a CDS encoding cation-translocating P-type ATPase produces the protein MFWYNKSVNECINELGSDAENGLSSEKAIELLEKNGRNELKQKNKKSLLSKIIDQFKDPMILILIGACIMSAVVGEITDAFIIIAIVIVNAILSLNQEGKAEKAIEALQKMASPMAKVYRDGKLLHIPSPEIVVGDIVELETGDIVPADLRLIESFILKIDEASLTGESVPVEKFADKIYDGEIEIGDRENMAYSSTIVSYGRGKGVVVSTGESTEIGKIATTLDSFEDEDTPLQKKLAGLSKSLGLITIGVCVVVFIVGLLYRQKFLLMLLTAISLAVAAVPEGLPAIVTIVLSLGMTKMVKKNAIVKKLLAVETLGTTTVICSDKTGTLTQNEMTVKKVFVNNLVYDVEGTGYEPVGDVLLDGEKVYAKEIDDFISISKISTLVNDAKLIKDGNMYKIVGDPTEGALLTLSEKVDISKDDLSNKHKRIAEIPFDSTRKMMTTFNENVFSSNIISATKGAPDIVIGNCKYVLINGKEEEFTSELKDKVLLQNSQFAKQALRVLAFAYRKFDSLPGDRTSENIEKDMIFVGLMGMIDPARPEAKEAIKECRNAGIIPIMITGDYLETAVAIAKDLGILDEHSKAIMGRELNKMTEEEICEVVKTTRVFARVSPENKVQIVSALKKNGHIVAMTGDGVNDAPAIKRADIGVSMGITGTDVAKNTSDVILTDDNFATIVSAVHEGRIIYSNIKKFVSFLLSCNVGEILIVLISILLNIPVPFVPIQLLWLNLVTDSFPALALGVEKGDEDIMHVSPRNPNEPILDKEMVYSIISQSLAITTATLVAYFYGMYHYPNHIEGARTVAFFTLITAELLRSYSVRSSRFTLFHIGVFSNKTLVYGTTLSFFMMLVVVYVPFLQPYFDTVSLGIKELAVAIPLAFLPFIVAEVSKVMRKK, from the coding sequence ATGTTTTGGTACAACAAAAGTGTTAATGAATGTATCAATGAGCTTGGAAGTGATGCGGAAAATGGTCTTTCAAGCGAGAAAGCTATAGAGCTTTTAGAGAAAAATGGAAGAAACGAATTAAAACAGAAGAATAAAAAATCACTTCTTTCAAAAATTATTGACCAATTCAAAGATCCGATGATTTTAATTCTAATTGGAGCTTGTATTATGTCTGCTGTTGTTGGAGAAATAACTGATGCTTTTATAATTATTGCAATTGTAATTGTGAATGCAATTCTTTCGCTTAATCAAGAAGGAAAAGCTGAAAAGGCAATAGAAGCCTTGCAAAAAATGGCAAGTCCTATGGCTAAAGTTTATAGAGACGGAAAGTTATTGCATATTCCTTCTCCGGAAATTGTTGTTGGAGACATTGTTGAACTTGAAACAGGAGACATCGTTCCGGCAGATTTAAGATTGATTGAGAGTTTTATTTTAAAAATTGATGAAGCGTCTTTGACAGGAGAATCAGTGCCTGTTGAAAAATTTGCTGATAAAATTTATGATGGAGAAATTGAAATTGGCGATAGAGAAAATATGGCTTATTCATCAACTATTGTGTCTTATGGTAGAGGAAAAGGAGTAGTAGTTTCTACTGGAGAAAGTACAGAAATTGGTAAAATTGCAACAACTCTTGATTCTTTTGAAGATGAAGACACTCCATTACAAAAGAAGCTAGCTGGTCTTTCAAAATCTCTTGGACTGATAACAATAGGAGTTTGTGTTGTAGTTTTTATAGTTGGACTTCTATATAGACAGAAATTCTTACTTATGCTTTTAACTGCTATTTCACTTGCTGTTGCAGCGGTTCCTGAAGGATTACCGGCAATAGTTACGATAGTGTTATCACTTGGTATGACAAAGATGGTTAAAAAGAATGCAATAGTAAAGAAACTTTTAGCAGTTGAAACATTAGGAACTACAACAGTAATTTGTTCAGATAAAACAGGAACTCTTACTCAAAATGAAATGACTGTAAAAAAAGTTTTCGTAAATAATTTAGTTTATGATGTAGAAGGAACTGGTTATGAACCTGTTGGAGATGTGCTTTTAGACGGAGAAAAAGTTTATGCTAAAGAAATAGATGATTTTATTTCAATTTCTAAAATTTCAACTCTTGTTAATGATGCAAAACTTATTAAAGATGGAAATATGTATAAAATTGTAGGAGATCCTACGGAAGGAGCATTGCTTACTCTTTCTGAAAAAGTTGATATTTCAAAAGATGATTTAAGTAATAAACATAAAAGAATTGCTGAAATACCTTTTGATTCTACTAGAAAGATGATGACAACTTTTAATGAAAATGTATTTTCATCAAATATCATTTCTGCTACAAAAGGAGCTCCGGATATTGTAATAGGTAATTGTAAATATGTTCTAATAAATGGAAAAGAAGAAGAGTTTACTTCTGAGTTGAAAGATAAAGTTCTTTTACAAAATAGTCAATTTGCTAAACAAGCTCTTCGTGTGTTAGCTTTTGCTTATAGAAAATTTGATTCATTACCTGGAGACAGAACTTCAGAAAATATTGAAAAGGATATGATTTTTGTTGGATTGATGGGAATGATTGACCCTGCAAGACCTGAAGCAAAAGAAGCAATTAAGGAATGTAGAAATGCCGGAATAATTCCAATAATGATAACAGGAGATTATCTTGAAACCGCAGTAGCCATTGCGAAAGATTTAGGAATTTTAGATGAACATTCAAAAGCAATTATGGGTCGTGAACTTAATAAGATGACTGAAGAAGAAATTTGTGAAGTTGTTAAAACTACAAGAGTTTTTGCAAGAGTAAGTCCTGAAAACAAAGTACAAATAGTTAGTGCCTTAAAGAAAAATGGACATATTGTTGCAATGACAGGAGATGGAGTAAATGATGCGCCTGCAATTAAGAGAGCAGATATTGGCGTTTCAATGGGAATTACCGGAACAGATGTTGCAAAAAATACTTCAGATGTAATTTTAACAGATGATAATTTTGCAACAATAGTTTCAGCAGTTCATGAAGGACGTATAATTTATTCAAATATTAAAAAATTTGTATCTTTCTTGTTATCTTGTAATGTTGGAGAAATATTAATAGTTTTAATTTCAATATTATTAAACATACCGGTGCCTTTTGTTCCAATTCAATTGCTTTGGTTGAATTTAGTTACAGATAGTTTTCCGGCACTTGCACTTGGAGTTGAAAAAGGTGATGAAGATATTATGCATGTTTCTCCTAGAAATCCAAATGAGCCAATTTTGGATAAAGAGATGGTATATAGTATAATTTCTCAGTCATTGGCAATTACTACAGCAACACTTGTAGCGTATTTTTATGGAATGTATCATTATCCTAATCATATTGAAGGAGCAAGAACAGTTGCATTTTTCACACTTATAACAGCAGAGCTTTTAAGAAGTTACTCTGTTAGAAGTAGTAGATTTACCTTATTCCATATTGGAGTATTCTCAAATAAAACATTAGTTTATGGAACAACTTTATCTTTCTTTATGATGTTAGTAGTTGTATATGTACCTTTCTTACAACCATACTTTGATACTGTTTCTTTAGGAATAAAAGAGTTAGCAGTTGCAATTCCACTAGCATTTTTACCTTTTATAGTTGCAGAAGTTTCAAAAGTTATGAGGAAAAAATAA
- the coaE gene encoding dephospho-CoA kinase (Dephospho-CoA kinase (CoaE) performs the final step in coenzyme A biosynthesis.): protein MSRNKKFIVITGQIASGKSSLAELIKERNENYLVLDADDQIKELYKRGAELYKVLVNEFGDSILNEKGNISKSKLRKIVFLNDENREKLNSLTHPVILKNMVNLAKNSDAEVVFLQIPLLNESIDRLEKLIDIDEIWNVTANDEVRFKRLMERKGITEEIARRIMEIQSEFENENYDILSVENNGDFEELKVKLDLFFKNSCINEGKKVGFFGKLKKSKQEETEEDKAIVEDKTEDVDVVRKLTEDELKAMNTAEEVFNDHPLEKENLNNNENLDGFMQSVFANEQSTENVDLKNLKNQNSLNMEKTKLTDLSPLREEKLDSTDSAQNSINNSDGEFFEEEAVEDTKKDKGKKKKKKMKMWKKILITIITVLIICKALFLGAVYYGGKNYPINYIEEIQKYSNEYGVDPKVVLAIMRVESNFKSDAVSKVNAKGLMQVLPDTAKHVAKLLNVNVNSVDLNDPETNVKFGTYYLKYLMQNFSNMDTVYAAYNGGIGNVNTWLKDSKYSNDGVSLYNIPSAETKNYVNKVNKALKAYEILYGKEFPTKKTKGFAKFIDNVKNAVRYIFRNF, encoded by the coding sequence ATGAGTCGAAATAAAAAATTTATTGTTATCACAGGACAAATTGCCAGTGGTAAGAGCAGTCTAGCCGAGCTAATTAAAGAGAGGAACGAAAATTATTTAGTTTTAGATGCAGATGATCAAATTAAAGAATTATATAAAAGAGGTGCTGAACTTTATAAAGTTTTAGTAAATGAGTTTGGAGACAGTATTCTAAATGAAAAAGGCAATATTTCAAAGTCAAAATTAAGAAAAATTGTATTTTTGAATGATGAAAATAGAGAAAAGCTTAATTCTTTGACTCATCCTGTTATTTTGAAGAATATGGTCAATCTTGCTAAAAATTCTGATGCAGAAGTTGTGTTTTTACAAATTCCTCTTTTAAACGAATCAATAGACAGATTAGAAAAATTAATTGATATTGATGAAATATGGAATGTAACTGCAAATGATGAAGTTAGATTTAAAAGGCTAATGGAAAGAAAGGGCATTACAGAAGAAATTGCTCGTAGAATTATGGAAATTCAATCAGAGTTTGAAAACGAAAATTATGATATTTTATCTGTCGAAAATAATGGTGATTTTGAGGAATTAAAAGTTAAACTTGATTTATTTTTTAAAAACAGTTGTATAAATGAAGGAAAAAAAGTTGGATTTTTTGGAAAGTTGAAGAAGAGTAAACAAGAAGAAACTGAAGAAGACAAAGCAATTGTCGAAGACAAAACTGAAGATGTAGATGTAGTTAGAAAATTAACTGAAGATGAATTAAAAGCGATGAATACGGCTGAGGAAGTTTTTAATGATCATCCTTTAGAGAAAGAAAACTTAAACAATAATGAAAATTTGGATGGCTTTATGCAGTCAGTATTCGCAAATGAACAAAGTACTGAAAATGTCGATTTAAAAAATTTGAAAAATCAAAATTCATTAAATATGGAAAAGACTAAATTAACAGATTTAAGTCCTTTGCGTGAAGAAAAATTAGATTCTACTGATTCTGCTCAGAATAGTATTAATAATTCTGATGGAGAATTTTTTGAGGAAGAAGCTGTAGAAGATACAAAAAAAGATAAAGGCAAAAAAAAGAAAAAAAAGATGAAAATGTGGAAAAAAATATTAATAACAATAATAACAGTATTAATTATATGTAAGGCGTTATTTTTGGGAGCCGTATATTATGGCGGGAAAAATTATCCTATAAATTATATTGAAGAAATTCAAAAATATTCTAATGAGTATGGAGTAGATCCGAAGGTAGTTTTAGCCATTATGAGAGTTGAAAGTAATTTCAAAAGTGATGCAGTAAGTAAAGTTAATGCTAAAGGTTTGATGCAAGTTTTACCGGATACTGCTAAACATGTTGCAAAGTTGTTAAATGTTAATGTAAATTCTGTTGACTTAAACGATCCCGAAACGAATGTAAAATTTGGAACATATTATTTAAAATATTTAATGCAAAATTTTAGCAATATGGATACGGTTTATGCAGCATATAATGGTGGAATAGGAAATGTAAATACTTGGCTAAAGGATTCAAAATATTCAAATGATGGAGTTAGTCTTTACAATATTCCTTCAGCAGAAACTAAAAATTATGTAAATAAAGTGAATAAAGCATTAAAAGCTTATGAAATTTTATATGGAAAGGAATTTCCAACTAAAAAAACTAAAGGATTTGCAAAATTTATAGATAATGTGAAGAATGCAGTTAGATATATTTTTAGAAATTTTTAA
- a CDS encoding heavy metal-binding domain-containing protein, which translates to MFVIITTTNSIEGYEIVEYKGVVFGEVITGVNFVKDFKAGLRDIFGGRSSSYEEELMEAREESVDEIVERATEIGANAVVGLKMDYEMLGASNSMMMVTCSGTAVRIVKK; encoded by the coding sequence ATGTTTGTGATAATTACAACTACAAATAGTATTGAAGGATATGAAATTGTTGAATATAAAGGAGTTGTTTTTGGCGAAGTAATTACAGGAGTAAATTTTGTAAAAGATTTTAAGGCGGGACTTAGAGATATTTTTGGAGGACGTTCGTCTTCTTATGAAGAAGAATTGATGGAAGCGAGAGAAGAGAGCGTAGATGAAATTGTAGAAAGAGCGACAGAAATTGGAGCAAATGCTGTCGTTGGACTTAAGATGGATTATGAGATGCTTGGGGCATCGAATAGCATGATGATGGTTACCTGTTCTGGTACTGCTGTTAGAATTGTAAAAAAATAG
- a CDS encoding CtsR family transcriptional regulator produces the protein MAGISDIIEKFLKEMLDNSENGIIEIGRNDLASRFSCAPSQINYVLTTRFSSTKGYYIESRRGGSGYIRISTLSNEDVFLNSVIEYLEQNNITFNEGRRIIDRIFELGYITKRERFIILHAISDNSLCVDNKVRDKLRANILLNILYSFGRENE, from the coding sequence TTGGCAGGTATCAGTGATATTATAGAAAAATTTTTGAAAGAAATGTTAGATAATTCGGAGAATGGGATTATTGAGATAGGTAGAAATGATTTAGCAAGTAGATTTTCTTGTGCTCCTTCTCAAATAAATTATGTTTTGACAACAAGATTTTCTTCAACAAAAGGATATTATATTGAAAGTCGTCGAGGAGGGAGTGGTTATATAAGAATTTCAACTCTTTCAAATGAAGATGTATTTTTAAATTCAGTTATTGAGTATTTAGAACAAAATAATATAACTTTTAATGAAGGTCGAAGAATTATAGATAGAATATTTGAATTGGGATATATCACAAAAAGAGAAAGATTTATTATTTTACACGCTATAAGCGATAATTCTCTTTGTGTAGATAATAAAGTTAGAGATAAGTTAAGAGCTAATATTTTGCTTAATATTTTGTATTCTTTCGGGAGGGAAAATGAGTAA
- a CDS encoding ATP--guanido phosphotransferase, producing the protein MSSFLGKISEKYVSLSSQVDVYRNIKGFKFNCMLTFEDEINLYNKICSQFYKLYYSDRFTFEKVNTKKQILKYYNKGIFLYSNDIFRENSYIASRDDEFVFMNINIGEHLRLTGKLPGVNFFRCGHFAYGLESDLDERLKFSFNTNFGYVFKDVNLVGNGLKMIGVLHIPSLKYYKMTEFLENKTKKLGINFYSLSKIGLCEDFYIAEFCNHNAEEFSAIRKMDKYITEIVNLEIDNRRKLLGIKTDYYREKFERYKKILKNRENISPYIISKFISLCILLQSLELIVDYDIKELYEYLMTVRSSTFLNEKERDEELLNVVFKLI; encoded by the coding sequence ATGAGTAGTTTCTTAGGAAAAATTTCTGAAAAGTATGTTTCTCTTTCAAGTCAAGTTGATGTTTATAGAAATATAAAGGGATTCAAATTTAATTGTATGTTAACTTTTGAAGATGAAATTAATTTATATAATAAAATTTGTTCTCAATTCTATAAATTGTATTACAGTGATAGGTTTACATTTGAAAAGGTAAATACAAAAAAACAAATATTAAAATATTATAATAAAGGGATATTTTTGTATTCAAATGATATTTTTAGAGAAAATTCATATATAGCTTCAAGAGATGATGAGTTTGTTTTTATGAATATAAACATTGGGGAACATCTTAGGTTGACTGGGAAACTTCCGGGAGTTAATTTTTTTAGATGTGGACATTTTGCTTATGGGTTGGAGTCAGATTTAGATGAGAGACTGAAATTCTCATTTAATACAAATTTCGGCTATGTTTTTAAAGATGTGAATTTAGTTGGGAATGGATTAAAAATGATTGGAGTTTTACATATCCCGTCATTAAAATATTATAAAATGACTGAATTTTTAGAAAATAAAACGAAAAAATTAGGAATTAACTTTTATTCTTTATCCAAAATAGGTCTTTGTGAGGATTTTTATATAGCAGAATTTTGTAATCACAATGCAGAAGAGTTTTCTGCTATTAGAAAAATGGACAAATATATTACAGAAATTGTTAATTTGGAAATAGATAATCGTAGAAAACTTTTGGGTATAAAAACTGACTATTATAGAGAAAAATTTGAAAGATATAAGAAAATTTTGAAAAATAGAGAAAATATAAGTCCATATATAATTAGTAAATTTATTTCACTTTGTATATTATTACAAAGTTTGGAACTTATAGTTGATTATGATATAAAGGAGTTGTATGAATATCTTATGACTGTTAGAAGTTCAACTTTTTTAAATGAAAAAGAGAGAGATGAAGAACTTTTAAATGTAGTTTTTAAATTAATATAG
- a CDS encoding ATP-dependent Clp protease ATP-binding subunit, giving the protein MYENVIRSVDEFIRYAVNEAFYLKDDYIGTEHILLAFLKINSRETESLISAGANYNSLKSYLIDKRGFGNFSNVASKLSKNAKKVVDNAMDIAMNSDNIQVLPCHLLISLMELKVSLAYKMLIETNVSPESVLADIKEKIHFENDSDITGEVTTETLEKYTVNLNERAKNGKIDQVIGRDKEIDRILQILLRRTKNNPILIGEAGVGKTAIVEGLALRIVEGKVPEFLENKTIYSLDLPAMLAGSKYRGDFEKRVKDTLDEIMKNKNVIVFIDEFHNIVGTGGSEGSIDAANILKPFLARGEVQLIGATTTDEYRKYIEKDSALERRLQPIEVSEPTISQTINILLGLREKYEKHHGIVITDEAIKAAVELSNRYLTDRFLPDKAIDLIDEAGSMLRIKSYLNPDDIIFLKDENSKLKADIKKFVANQEFLKAQEYKNRYEQNLEEIKKLKEIKKDKKNNENLTLKYDDIAKVVSDWSKVPVNKLTVEESQKYLSLSDNLKNIVIGQGTAIDRVTSAIKRSRAGVSLGSKPIGSFIFVGATGVGKTYLAKSLANLLFESEENMIRIDMSEYMEKHTVSKLVGSPPGYVGYGEGGYLTEAVRRRPYSVVLFDEIEKAHPDVFNMLLQILDDGRLTDSQGKTVNFKNTVIIMTSNVGASAIEKKNTLGFSSKKDEVEKEYDRIKDIVNSELKIMFKPEFLNRVDDIIVFSRLDEKDIFKITELLLEKLKKRLKNIGLNVGYSNKIIKKLSDMGYDKSYGARPLERIIKSELENKIADEILKNQILSDEKLFLDVKKGNIVLEKVKVKTK; this is encoded by the coding sequence ATGTATGAAAATGTAATTAGAAGCGTTGATGAGTTTATCCGATATGCAGTAAATGAAGCATTTTATCTTAAGGATGATTATATTGGAACTGAACATATTTTATTAGCTTTTTTAAAAATAAATAGTAGAGAAACTGAAAGTCTTATTTCAGCAGGTGCAAATTATAATTCTTTAAAAAGTTATTTAATAGATAAGAGAGGTTTTGGAAACTTTTCTAATGTTGCTAGTAAGTTATCTAAAAATGCAAAGAAAGTTGTAGATAATGCTATGGATATTGCAATGAATTCAGATAATATTCAAGTTTTACCTTGTCATCTTTTGATTTCTTTAATGGAATTAAAAGTAAGCCTTGCATATAAAATGCTTATTGAAACTAATGTCAGTCCTGAAAGTGTTTTAGCAGATATAAAAGAAAAGATACATTTTGAAAATGATTCGGATATTACAGGGGAAGTAACAACAGAAACCCTAGAAAAATACACTGTAAATTTGAATGAAAGAGCAAAAAACGGAAAGATAGATCAAGTAATAGGTAGAGATAAAGAAATAGATAGAATTTTACAAATTTTACTCAGAAGAACAAAAAATAATCCAATTTTAATTGGAGAGGCAGGAGTTGGAAAAACTGCCATTGTAGAAGGTCTTGCTCTTAGGATTGTAGAGGGGAAAGTTCCCGAATTTTTAGAAAATAAAACTATTTATAGCCTAGATTTACCGGCTATGCTTGCAGGAAGTAAGTATCGTGGAGATTTTGAAAAAAGAGTAAAGGATACTTTAGATGAAATTATGAAAAATAAAAATGTAATTGTATTCATAGATGAATTTCATAATATAGTTGGAACTGGGGGTAGTGAAGGTTCCATTGATGCGGCAAATATTTTAAAACCATTTTTAGCTAGAGGAGAAGTTCAATTAATTGGTGCCACAACTACTGATGAATATAGAAAATATATTGAAAAAGATTCTGCACTTGAAAGGAGATTACAACCTATAGAAGTTTCTGAACCAACGATTAGTCAGACTATAAATATATTATTGGGTCTAAGAGAAAAATACGAAAAACATCACGGGATAGTAATAACAGATGAAGCTATAAAAGCAGCTGTAGAATTATCTAATAGATATTTGACGGATAGATTTTTGCCGGATAAAGCTATTGATTTGATAGATGAAGCTGGATCTATGTTAAGAATAAAATCATATTTGAATCCGGATGATATAATTTTTTTGAAAGATGAAAATTCTAAATTAAAAGCTGATATAAAGAAATTTGTTGCAAATCAGGAATTTTTAAAAGCTCAGGAATATAAAAACAGATATGAACAAAATTTAGAAGAGATTAAAAAGCTTAAAGAGATAAAAAAAGACAAAAAAAATAATGAGAATTTAACTTTAAAATATGATGATATTGCAAAAGTTGTTTCAGATTGGAGTAAGGTTCCGGTTAACAAATTAACTGTTGAGGAAAGTCAAAAATATTTGTCCCTTTCAGATAATTTAAAAAATATTGTTATTGGTCAAGGAACAGCAATTGACAGAGTTACAAGTGCGATAAAAAGATCTAGAGCAGGAGTATCTTTGGGTAGTAAGCCTATAGGTAGTTTTATTTTCGTCGGAGCAACAGGAGTTGGTAAAACATATCTTGCAAAATCTTTGGCAAATCTTTTATTTGAATCTGAAGAAAATATGATTAGGATAGATATGAGTGAGTATATGGAAAAACATACTGTTTCCAAACTTGTAGGCTCTCCTCCCGGATATGTCGGATATGGAGAAGGTGGATATTTAACTGAAGCAGTTAGAAGAAGACCATATAGTGTTGTATTGTTTGATGAAATTGAAAAAGCTCATCCGGATGTATTTAATATGTTACTTCAAATTCTTGATGATGGAAGACTTACGGATTCACAAGGAAAAACCGTAAATTTTAAAAACACAGTAATCATTATGACTTCAAATGTAGGAGCATCTGCAATTGAAAAGAAAAACACTTTAGGTTTTTCTTCAAAAAAGGATGAAGTAGAAAAAGAATACGATAGGATTAAAGATATTGTAAATTCTGAACTTAAGATTATGTTCAAACCTGAATTTTTAAACAGAGTAGATGATATAATAGTATTTTCAAGACTTGACGAAAAAGATATATTTAAGATTACAGAGCTTTTACTTGAAAAATTGAAAAAAAGACTTAAAAATATTGGTCTAAATGTTGGATATAGTAATAAGATTATTAAAAAATTATCCGATATGGGATATGATAAGTCTTATGGAGCAAGACCTCTTGAAAGAATTATTAAATCTGAGCTTGAAAATAAAATTGCAGATGAAATTTTAAAGAATCAAATTCTCAGTGATGAAAAACTATTTTTAGATGTTAAAAAAGGCAATATTGTATTGGAAAAAGTAAAAGTCAAAACTAAGTAA
- a CDS encoding formate--tetrahydrofolate ligase, with the protein MKTDVQIAQEAKMKPIKEVADYLGFPEEAIELYGNYKAKLNIHELKDYKDRPNGKLILVTAITPTPAGEGKTTTVVGLGDGLNRIGKRTSLALREPSLGPVFGVKGGAAGGGYAQVVPMEDINLHFTGDFNAIGAANNLLAAMLDNHINHGNELDIDARTITLKRVVDMNDRQLRFIVDGLNGKANGVPREDGFEIVVASEVMAILCLSNDLKDLKEKLGKIIVAYNRKGEPVTAKDLNAQGAMAALLKDAIKPNLVQTLEHTPAFIHGGPFANIAHGCNSIIATKLALKYSDYVVTEAGFGADLGAEKFLDIKCRFAGLNPNAVVVVATVRALKMHGGLAKTELGNEDLVALEKGLPNLLKHVENMQNLFGIPCVVAINKFPLDTDAEIKLIETKCKELGVNVVLSDVWAKGGEGAIDLAHEVVRLAENDKPINQIYDIEDSLEEKLNKIVQKVYGGSGITFSPGVKKKIKTIEELGFRNVPICMAKTQYSFSDDKNKVGRPEGFKVNIKNIKIAAGAGFAVAYSGDIMTMPGLPKVPAANNIDITDDGKIVGLF; encoded by the coding sequence ATGAAGACAGATGTGCAAATTGCTCAAGAAGCGAAAATGAAACCTATCAAAGAAGTAGCTGATTATTTAGGATTTCCGGAAGAAGCTATAGAGCTTTATGGAAATTATAAGGCAAAGTTAAATATTCATGAATTGAAAGATTATAAAGATAGACCAAATGGAAAATTAATTTTGGTAACTGCTATTACTCCAACTCCTGCAGGGGAAGGAAAAACTACAACTGTTGTAGGACTTGGTGACGGATTAAATAGAATAGGGAAAAGAACATCTCTTGCACTTAGAGAACCTTCTTTAGGACCGGTTTTTGGAGTTAAAGGTGGAGCTGCAGGTGGAGGATATGCTCAAGTAGTTCCTATGGAAGATATAAATTTACATTTTACAGGAGATTTTAATGCTATTGGTGCGGCAAATAATTTACTTGCTGCAATGTTGGATAATCATATTAATCACGGAAATGAATTAGATATTGATGCGAGAACTATCACTTTAAAAAGAGTTGTTGATATGAACGATAGGCAACTTCGTTTCATTGTAGATGGATTAAACGGAAAAGCTAATGGTGTTCCAAGAGAAGATGGTTTTGAAATAGTAGTTGCTTCAGAAGTAATGGCTATTTTATGTCTATCAAATGATTTAAAAGATTTAAAGGAAAAATTAGGAAAAATCATCGTTGCTTATAATAGAAAAGGTGAACCAGTAACCGCAAAAGATTTGAATGCTCAAGGAGCTATGGCGGCTTTATTGAAAGATGCTATAAAACCAAATCTTGTTCAAACATTAGAACATACTCCTGCTTTTATTCATGGAGGACCTTTTGCAAATATAGCACATGGTTGCAATAGTATAATTGCTACAAAATTAGCTTTAAAATACTCAGATTATGTTGTAACTGAAGCAGGTTTTGGAGCTGATTTAGGAGCTGAAAAATTCTTAGATATAAAATGTAGATTTGCAGGTTTAAATCCTAATGCAGTCGTAGTTGTTGCTACTGTAAGAGCATTAAAAATGCACGGTGGACTTGCTAAGACTGAATTAGGAAATGAAGATTTAGTTGCATTGGAAAAAGGACTTCCAAACTTATTAAAGCATGTTGAAAATATGCAAAATCTATTTGGTATTCCTTGTGTAGTTGCAATTAATAAATTCCCATTAGATACTGATGCGGAAATCAAATTGATTGAAACAAAGTGTAAAGAATTAGGCGTTAATGTAGTTCTTTCAGACGTTTGGGCAAAAGGTGGAGAAGGTGCTATCGATCTTGCTCATGAAGTTGTAAGACTTGCTGAAAATGACAAACCAATTAATCAAATTTATGATATTGAAGATTCTTTAGAAGAAAAATTAAATAAAATTGTTCAAAAAGTTTATGGAGGATCTGGTATAACATTCTCTCCAGGAGTAAAAAAGAAAATTAAAACTATTGAAGAATTAGGATTTAGAAATGTTCCTATCTGTATGGCGAAAACACAATACTCATTCTCTGATGATAAGAATAAGGTTGGTAGACCAGAAGGATTTAAGGTAAATATCAAAAATATAAAAATTGCTGCAGGTGCAGGATTTGCTGTTGCTTATAGTGGAGATATTATGACTATGCCTGGATTACCAAAAGTTCCTGCTGCAAATAATATTGACATAACTGATGATGGAAAGATAGTTGGATTATTCTAG